Proteins from one Carcharodon carcharias isolate sCarCar2 chromosome 19, sCarCar2.pri, whole genome shotgun sequence genomic window:
- the LOC121291334 gene encoding histone H2B 7-like, whose protein sequence is MPTAAVPTSATAVGAKGSLSKKGSKKTAMKMSRKGDRKHRRSRKESYSIYIYKVLKQVHPDTGISSKAMSVINSFVSDIFERVAGEASRLVHYTRRQTISSREIQSAVRLLLPGELAKHAVSEGTKAVTKYTSSK, encoded by the coding sequence ATGCCGACCGCCGCCGTCCCCACCAGCGCCACGGCCGTCGGCGCCAAGGGCTCCCTCTCCAAGAAAGGCTCGAAGAAAACGGCGATGAAAATGTCCAGGAAGGGCGACAGGAAGCACAGGCGGAGCAGGAAGGAGAGCTACAGCATCTACATCTACAAGGTGCTGAAGCAGGTCCACCCGGACaccggcatctcctccaaggccatgagtgtcATCAACTCGTTCGTCAGCGACATCTTCGAGCGGGTGGCCGGCGAGGCTTCCCGCCTGGTCCATTACACCCGGCGGCAGACCATCTCCTCCCGGGAGATCCAGAGCGCCGTCCGCCTCCTGCTGCCgggggaactggccaaacacgcCGTCTCCGAGGGCACCAAGGCGGTcaccaagtacaccagctccaagtag
- the LOC121291335 gene encoding histone H1.5-like, producing the protein MASGDLLEGPSRGRKARRRRSPAKMWQAAAAGGAPTMAGHILEVVASSRERRGLSLAGVKKALSAAGYDVPRINSRVNQAVRSLVAEGSLLQTAGAGASGPFKVNRQQLEGQSRPAAAPAPAPTRKARGRQGRAAAGRKGKVKRSPARVKEKEKPGGRRKGGAGPRKVSKGSGVRRPRGRPRKAAEEPAPGADPAAGEEGEPEAGAGNVPEGNRPRGKTVKEGK; encoded by the coding sequence ATGGCTTCGGGCGACCTGCTCGAAGGCCCCTCCCGAGGCAGGAAGGCGAGGAGGCGGAGGAGCCCGGCCAAGATGTGGCAGGCGGCGGCGGCGGGGGGAGCGCCCACCATGGCCGGCCACATCCTGGAGGTGGTGGCGTCATCCCGGGAGCGCCGCGGCCTCTCGCTGGCCGGCGTCAAGAAGGCGCTGTCGGCCGCCGGCTACGATGTGCCGCGGATCAACTCGCGGGTGAACCAGGCGGTCCGGAGCCTGGTCGCCGAGGGTTCGCTGCTGCAGACGGCGGGCGCCGGGGCCTCGGGCCCCTTCAAGGTCAACCGGCAGCAGCTGGAGGGCCAGAGCCGCCCGGccgccgcccccgcccccgcccccacccgcaAAGCCCGGGGCCGGCAGGGGAGAGCGGCCGCCGGCCGCAAAGGGAAGGTGAAGAGGAGCCCGGCCCGGGTGAAGGAGAAGGAGAAGCCGGGCGGCCGGAGGAAGGGCGGCGCCGGCCCGAGGAAAGTCTCCAAGGGGAGCGGCGTCCGGAGGCCGCGCGGGCGGCCCCGCAAAGCGGCCGAGGAGCCGGCGCCGGGCGCGGATCCGGCCGCCGGGGAGGAAGGCGAACCAGAGGCCGGAGCTGGGAACGTCCCCGAGGGGAACCGGCCGAGGGGCAAAACGGTGAAGGAGGGAAAATAA